A single window of Halobacterium jilantaiense DNA harbors:
- a CDS encoding DUF7555 family protein yields MSVPSSDSGRSGVADVETDRVAQLFDLVTYVGVLLAVFVALSTLGALATGSAVAPGVKLGLFVFGWLSVFAGTMMLRPTSAWKNDDDDGLLAFSGETSEDPETKFQGFVQQLPPASLRPLPPSGRLPTGVRVFLGAIVTLLVSLAMEQVFGVGV; encoded by the coding sequence ATGTCGGTGCCCTCCAGCGACTCGGGACGCTCCGGCGTGGCGGACGTCGAGACGGACCGAGTGGCACAGCTGTTCGACCTCGTGACGTACGTCGGCGTCCTGCTGGCGGTGTTCGTGGCGCTGTCGACGCTGGGGGCGCTGGCCACCGGGAGTGCAGTTGCACCGGGCGTGAAGCTGGGGTTGTTCGTGTTCGGGTGGCTGTCGGTGTTCGCGGGAACGATGATGCTGCGGCCGACGTCCGCGTGGAAGAACGACGACGACGACGGCCTGCTGGCGTTCAGTGGAGAGACCAGCGAGGACCCGGAGACGAAGTTTCAGGGGTTCGTCCAGCAGTTGCCACCGGCGAGCCTGCGGCCGCTGCCGCCGTCGGGGCGGCTGCCGACCGGGGTGCGCGTGTTCCTCGGCGCTATCGTGACGCTGCTGGTGTCGCTGGCGATGGAACAGGTGTTCGGCGTCGGGGTGTAG
- a CDS encoding ABC transporter permease: protein MSRWTYFAKRLVLSIPVIIFGTSLTFLIIYAGPIDPAAAILGMQATSEQIANLERSLGLNQPLWEQYFRFMVDMFTFDLGESWVIRPDVPANEVILSYAPRTVLMGALAVILPLFVGIPLGFYAGLRPNTLGDYTASFTGIVWRAMPNFWLAVLMLLVLSKSETFLFGFDWQNWIVSTNVAGTPDMDNLLQPMNFIAAVKVVLPGALVLGSASMGNEMRIGRTAFLEAKNSNYVEMARAKGVPGRSIVWKHIFRNALIPLIPVITAEAGVLVGGSVLIENVFGINGIGFLFFSAMTRGDLPLAVAMMYLIILLIVGLNILQDFLYTIVDPRVGFESE, encoded by the coding sequence ATGAGCCGGTGGACATACTTCGCGAAACGACTCGTACTGTCGATCCCAGTGATAATTTTCGGTACGTCACTGACGTTCTTAATCATCTACGCCGGGCCGATAGACCCGGCGGCGGCAATCCTGGGAATGCAAGCAACCTCGGAGCAGATTGCAAACCTCGAACGGTCACTGGGGCTGAATCAGCCGCTCTGGGAGCAGTACTTCAGGTTTATGGTGGACATGTTCACCTTCGACCTCGGAGAGTCGTGGGTCATTCGACCCGACGTTCCTGCGAACGAGGTCATCCTCTCGTACGCGCCCCGGACCGTGCTGATGGGGGCGCTCGCAGTCATCCTCCCGCTGTTCGTCGGTATCCCGCTCGGCTTCTACGCGGGACTGCGGCCGAACACGCTGGGTGACTACACGGCGTCGTTCACCGGTATCGTCTGGCGTGCAATGCCGAACTTCTGGCTCGCGGTCCTCATGTTGCTGGTGCTGTCCAAGTCGGAGACCTTCCTGTTCGGCTTCGACTGGCAGAACTGGATCGTGTCCACGAACGTGGCGGGGACGCCGGACATGGACAACCTCCTCCAGCCGATGAACTTCATCGCGGCGGTGAAAGTCGTGCTCCCGGGCGCGCTCGTGCTCGGGTCCGCGTCGATGGGCAACGAGATGCGCATCGGACGGACGGCGTTCCTCGAAGCCAAGAACTCCAACTACGTCGAGATGGCGCGGGCGAAAGGCGTGCCGGGGCGTAGCATCGTCTGGAAGCACATCTTCCGGAACGCCCTCATCCCGCTGATTCCCGTCATCACCGCCGAGGCTGGCGTACTCGTCGGTGGGTCCGTTCTCATCGAGAACGTCTTCGGTATCAATGGAATCGGGTTCCTATTCTTCAGCGCGATGACACGCGGTGACCTCCCGCTGGCCGTCGCGATGATGTACCTCATTATCCTGCTCATCGTCGGGCTGAACATCCTCCAGGACTTCCTGTACACAATTGTCGACCCCCGCGTCGGCTTCGAGAGTGAGTGA
- a CDS encoding ABC transporter permease, protein MSVSENKNDSIVARVKENPGPAARWGAVMAFLVLLEFGAIWSAIMSIPWGVPVNGVADILPAAIGGVITGVAGVFADIGNALASVPTLLERGLVPNQGYHVPGEGWQGTFLGLEPAYAWLVRLTLVYAYAAVTLYWAWRGYMTFRRHYRYADWTPGDDMVDRFRSHNWGRFGLVLVAAFLVMALFAPVVSPTTESQNLTNPYGNQIEYYNDDAGEVQTTTVGTANVAAKSKGDRQNFGVWSYDKFDRFHPVGTLTTGKDLFTFMAFGARISLFIGIFASALAGGIALSLALLTSYYKGLVDLAAVLTSDAFSAMPRLLVLIMLVTVLQDHWISDIYSGAFILAFLFGIWGWMGLWRAIRGPSFQIVENEWVTAAKGFGDRPWSIVKKHVAPYVIGYLLIYLSMSLGGYIIGSAGLAYLGLGVTAPTPELGRAIAGGQSFITTDSWHISVFPGVMITLIVLGFNALGDGIRDAIDPQSSSDDSAGEAAAAGGGA, encoded by the coding sequence ATGTCAGTGAGTGAGAACAAAAACGACAGCATTGTCGCGCGAGTGAAAGAGAACCCCGGCCCGGCCGCCCGCTGGGGAGCCGTCATGGCGTTTCTGGTACTGCTGGAGTTCGGTGCCATCTGGAGCGCAATCATGTCCATTCCGTGGGGGGTGCCGGTCAACGGCGTCGCCGACATCCTGCCCGCAGCTATCGGCGGCGTCATCACGGGCGTCGCTGGCGTGTTCGCGGACATCGGGAACGCACTCGCCAGCGTGCCGACGCTGCTCGAACGTGGATTGGTTCCGAATCAGGGCTACCACGTTCCGGGCGAAGGCTGGCAGGGAACGTTCCTCGGTCTGGAGCCCGCGTACGCGTGGCTCGTTCGACTCACGCTCGTCTACGCCTACGCCGCGGTGACGCTGTACTGGGCGTGGCGCGGCTACATGACGTTCCGGCGGCACTACCGGTACGCCGACTGGACCCCCGGCGACGACATGGTCGACCGGTTCCGCAGCCACAACTGGGGCCGATTCGGTCTGGTCCTCGTCGCCGCATTCCTCGTCATGGCGCTGTTCGCGCCCGTGGTGAGTCCGACAACGGAGTCCCAGAACCTGACCAACCCGTACGGCAACCAGATCGAGTACTACAACGACGACGCCGGCGAAGTCCAGACGACGACGGTCGGTACCGCAAACGTCGCGGCGAAGTCGAAGGGCGACCGGCAGAACTTCGGCGTGTGGTCGTACGACAAATTCGATCGGTTCCACCCGGTCGGGACACTGACGACCGGAAAAGACCTGTTCACGTTCATGGCGTTCGGGGCGCGAATCTCGCTGTTCATCGGGATATTCGCGTCCGCGCTCGCTGGCGGCATCGCGCTGTCGCTGGCGCTACTGACATCGTACTACAAGGGGCTGGTCGACCTCGCGGCCGTGTTGACCAGCGACGCGTTCTCCGCGATGCCACGGCTACTGGTGCTCATCATGTTGGTTACAGTACTACAGGACCACTGGATATCAGACATCTACAGCGGTGCGTTCATCCTCGCGTTCCTGTTCGGTATCTGGGGATGGATGGGGCTGTGGCGCGCCATCCGCGGCCCCTCGTTCCAGATTGTCGAGAACGAGTGGGTGACCGCCGCGAAAGGCTTCGGTGACCGGCCGTGGAGCATCGTGAAGAAACACGTGGCTCCGTACGTCATCGGCTACCTGCTCATCTACCTCTCGATGAGCCTCGGCGGCTACATCATCGGCTCCGCCGGCCTAGCGTACCTCGGCCTGGGCGTGACCGCGCCGACGCCGGAGCTCGGTCGCGCAATCGCTGGTGGGCAGAGCTTCATCACCACTGATTCCTGGCACATCTCCGTGTTCCCCGGTGTGATGATTACGCTCATCGTCCTCGGGTTCAACGCGCTCGGTGACGGCATCCGTGACGCGATCGACCCGCAGAGTTCGAGCGACGACTCGGCTGGTGAAGCCGCGGCCGCAGGGGGTGGTGCGTGA
- a CDS encoding DUF7529 family protein, whose amino-acid sequence MVDAPGHVDGDDDVPTTAATDTAEAVEEQNRRADRIEAQAGQLKAAWKDTIADMEAIAEEWREEGYEVTDITSVDAGPIGRDSNDDDGEYGMEFVIPDDDADEFVDAFEAGEYGQYDVYRGEVEADAFIVEELVDHDVERVILLAGAYQLRDTQMCAYAAREEGEMFTFVRTLDKTRLGTFRHDGYRKFFPRADDLPEDPMEFELL is encoded by the coding sequence ATGGTAGACGCACCCGGTCACGTCGACGGTGACGACGACGTGCCGACGACCGCGGCGACTGACACCGCGGAGGCCGTCGAGGAGCAGAATCGACGCGCCGACAGAATCGAAGCGCAGGCCGGCCAGCTGAAGGCCGCGTGGAAGGACACCATCGCGGACATGGAGGCCATCGCCGAGGAGTGGCGCGAGGAGGGGTACGAGGTCACGGACATCACCTCCGTAGACGCGGGTCCGATCGGCCGCGACTCGAACGACGACGACGGCGAGTACGGGATGGAGTTCGTCATCCCGGACGACGACGCCGACGAGTTCGTCGACGCGTTCGAGGCCGGCGAGTACGGCCAGTACGACGTCTACCGCGGCGAGGTAGAGGCCGACGCGTTCATCGTGGAGGAGTTGGTCGACCACGATGTCGAACGCGTCATTCTACTGGCCGGTGCGTACCAGCTGCGCGACACCCAGATGTGCGCGTACGCCGCCCGCGAGGAGGGCGAGATGTTCACGTTCGTTCGGACGCTCGACAAGACGCGTCTGGGGACGTTCCGGCACGACGGCTACCGGAAGTTCTTCCCGCGGGCCGACGACCTGCCCGAGGACCCGATGGAGTTCGAGCTGCTCTGA
- a CDS encoding DUF7556 family protein gives MSTDAANPAHCGTDVMASLDDDGPESRLVIADISTDDAWMSVTEADATPLSAWR, from the coding sequence ATGTCGACTGACGCCGCCAACCCGGCACACTGCGGGACCGACGTGATGGCCTCACTGGACGACGATGGCCCCGAGTCCCGACTCGTCATCGCGGACATCTCCACGGACGACGCGTGGATGTCCGTAACGGAAGCCGACGCCACGCCGCTCTCGGCGTGGCGGTAA
- a CDS encoding PPC domain-containing DNA-binding protein: MNVREVTGDREFVVSLDHGAEWRGELETLAADEGLDAAWFVGMGAVQDAELWYYDQDDFEYKSAEFDEPLEVATCVGNISDLDGEPFAHTHVTLSRRSGQALAGHLERATVFAGEVYVRELDTELVREHDPTTDLDLWL; the protein is encoded by the coding sequence ATGAACGTCCGCGAAGTCACGGGCGACCGCGAGTTCGTCGTCAGCCTCGACCACGGCGCGGAGTGGCGCGGGGAACTCGAGACGCTGGCCGCCGACGAGGGCCTCGACGCCGCCTGGTTCGTCGGAATGGGGGCAGTTCAGGACGCCGAACTCTGGTACTACGATCAGGACGACTTCGAGTACAAGTCCGCCGAGTTCGACGAGCCACTCGAGGTCGCCACTTGCGTCGGCAACATCTCCGACCTAGACGGCGAGCCGTTCGCACACACGCACGTAACACTGTCTAGACGGTCCGGTCAGGCGCTCGCCGGCCACCTGGAGCGCGCCACCGTCTTCGCCGGCGAGGTGTACGTCCGGGAACTCGACACCGAACTCGTCCGCGAGCACGACCCGACGACCGACCTCGACCTCTGGCTGTAA
- a CDS encoding ABC transporter ATP-binding protein, producing MSDSQYAPDSRVDEEALLSVDNLQTAFFTDKETIRAVDGVSFEIDRGESVGIVGESGSGKSVTARSIMGLVDSPGRIVGGSIQYKGRELVGNTEKEWQQIRGGEIAMVFQDPLSSLNPVYTVGNQIKESLRLHQGMRGREATQKAIELLEDVGIPDAPRRIEEYPHEFSGGMRQRAVIAVALACDPDLLICDEPTTALDVTIQAQILDLLHELKEEKNLGIMFITHDMGVIAEVADRVNVMYAGEVVEKAPVDELFSNPKHPYTQGLLESIPSRNERGSELTTIEGEVPTPNEPATYCRFAPRCPKAFDDCEQVHPVPVEVDDETDDHEAACLLYPEDVNQSEAVELHRSREDATEQEVPE from the coding sequence ATGAGCGACAGTCAGTACGCACCCGACAGCCGCGTCGACGAGGAGGCACTGCTCTCCGTCGACAACCTCCAGACCGCGTTCTTCACCGACAAGGAGACGATTCGCGCCGTGGACGGCGTAAGCTTCGAAATCGACCGTGGTGAGTCCGTCGGCATCGTCGGCGAGTCCGGCTCCGGGAAGTCCGTGACCGCCCGGTCCATCATGGGGCTCGTCGACTCGCCGGGCCGCATCGTCGGTGGCTCCATCCAGTACAAGGGACGGGAGCTCGTCGGCAACACCGAGAAGGAGTGGCAACAGATTCGCGGCGGTGAAATCGCGATGGTGTTCCAAGACCCGCTGTCGTCGCTGAACCCCGTCTACACCGTCGGGAACCAGATCAAGGAGTCGCTGCGACTCCACCAGGGGATGCGTGGCCGGGAGGCGACCCAGAAGGCCATCGAGCTGCTGGAAGACGTCGGCATCCCGGACGCGCCGCGCCGCATCGAGGAGTACCCTCACGAGTTCTCCGGGGGGATGCGTCAGCGCGCCGTCATCGCGGTGGCGCTGGCCTGCGACCCGGACCTGCTCATCTGCGACGAGCCGACGACGGCGCTGGACGTCACCATCCAGGCCCAGATTCTCGACCTCCTGCACGAACTGAAAGAGGAGAAGAATCTCGGCATCATGTTCATCACGCACGACATGGGCGTCATCGCCGAGGTGGCCGACCGCGTGAACGTGATGTACGCGGGCGAGGTCGTGGAGAAAGCGCCCGTCGACGAGCTGTTCTCGAACCCGAAACACCCCTACACGCAGGGGCTGCTGGAGTCGATCCCGAGCCGGAACGAGCGAGGGTCGGAGCTGACGACCATCGAGGGCGAGGTTCCGACGCCGAACGAACCGGCGACGTACTGCCGGTTCGCTCCGCGGTGTCCGAAGGCGTTCGACGACTGCGAACAGGTGCACCCAGTGCCCGTCGAGGTCGACGACGAGACCGACGACCACGAGGCCGCCTGCCTGCTGTACCCCGAGGACGTCAATCAGAGCGAAGCCGTGGAGCTACACCGGTCGCGTGAGGACGCAACCGAACAGGAGGTGCCCGAATGA
- a CDS encoding CBS domain-containing protein, protein MNVADAMTPRSDVVTVELPGTRDDILEYLQERAFSSVPVVKPGEDGEQYRGLISRNDLIERPEEDQLALLMRDVPTTTSDTTIPEVASLMVDARTRRVPVVEDDHLEGIVTVTDVVRAIADGQADGDTEVGGLARRDVNTTYEGTPLPVAEREISYAQVPYSVVLGDEGDMAGVLTEVDILEVARVVEGEDKTGDSMAADDDDWKWESIKAVGSRYLPTRNVQIPAEPVRGFMTEDVVTVTGKRKAREAAQTMLSKDIEQIPLVSGDELVGIVRDVDLLTALTDE, encoded by the coding sequence ATGAACGTCGCTGACGCGATGACGCCCCGGTCGGACGTGGTGACGGTCGAGCTGCCGGGGACGCGGGACGACATCCTCGAATACCTCCAGGAACGGGCGTTCTCTTCCGTGCCCGTGGTGAAGCCGGGCGAGGACGGCGAGCAGTACCGCGGCCTCATCTCTCGGAACGACCTCATCGAGCGGCCGGAGGAGGACCAGCTCGCGCTGTTGATGCGTGACGTCCCGACGACGACCAGCGACACGACGATTCCCGAGGTGGCGTCGCTGATGGTCGATGCGAGGACGCGTCGCGTGCCCGTGGTCGAGGACGACCACCTCGAGGGGATCGTGACCGTGACCGACGTGGTGCGTGCCATCGCGGACGGGCAGGCCGACGGCGACACGGAGGTCGGCGGGCTCGCGCGACGCGACGTGAACACGACCTACGAGGGGACGCCGCTGCCGGTGGCGGAGCGCGAAATCTCGTACGCGCAGGTCCCGTACTCGGTGGTGCTGGGCGACGAGGGCGACATGGCGGGCGTGCTGACGGAGGTCGACATCCTCGAAGTCGCCCGAGTCGTCGAGGGCGAGGACAAGACGGGCGACTCGATGGCCGCCGACGACGACGACTGGAAGTGGGAGTCCATCAAGGCGGTGGGGAGCCGCTACCTGCCGACGCGGAACGTCCAGATTCCCGCGGAGCCGGTTCGTGGGTTCATGACCGAGGACGTGGTGACGGTGACCGGCAAGCGGAAGGCCCGGGAGGCTGCGCAGACGATGCTGAGCAAGGACATCGAACAGATTCCGCTGGTGTCCGGCGACGAGCTCGTCGGCATCGTTCGGGACGTCGACCTCCTCACTGCGCTGACCGATGAGTGA
- a CDS encoding ABC transporter substrate-binding protein: MTDTDNLSRRRFLQGTGAAATAAALAGCTGDGDGDDSETTAPGDSDDDDGMGEGEVDTSKRVRSLNGGTMDTLDPIKATDSTSGANIQNIFDTLTNYPNGQTNVENLLAKSLETEDNGAVLTFTLKEGALYSNGDEVTAQDFVYSFERLAASDNSRRKTFILNSLGVAHETMTDTRENDDGEEEEVEVYKPGTLAVEAEDDYTLRIELEEPFYGATSLLAYTSFSAVPEGIVGDIDDYEGQMEYRKFATEEPVGAGPYVLASWEQSSEVKLDARDDYHGKEPRNAGIDKAIFNETNPRYTYATVNVNADSPVFPSAQYDPDLRNFEGTDDRGRRYGTYGPMEENGMTAQYYEVATLSTFYLGFNALNVPKAVRKAVGYTFSQQQFVNEVYPRPAKQAYHFTPPSIFPGGPSEYTSRAKEYEYGYQTGPQLQKSIEVMEEAGYGPDNRFSMTFNMSSSTASSWGSDLFTLLRDQLTEAYIDIELQSADWNAFLNTGRQGNFDMFFLGWIADYPGADNFLNLAYPPATNTSKGEQVGYTNWRGDNATAAQKAKDGWAKIQDNYGSGQKEGRAEGGQMMEEAIKEDAIYIPMIHQIAQFYDYPWVDSPRVGAMDSSRSKSNSIGIGDRGEYE, translated from the coding sequence ATGACAGATACTGACAACCTCTCCCGGCGTCGGTTCCTGCAGGGAACTGGTGCCGCTGCGACCGCAGCCGCCCTGGCTGGATGTACTGGCGACGGAGACGGCGATGACTCCGAAACCACCGCGCCCGGCGACAGCGACGACGACGACGGAATGGGCGAGGGAGAAGTCGACACGAGCAAGCGCGTGCGCTCGCTCAACGGCGGGACGATGGACACCCTCGACCCGATCAAGGCGACGGACTCGACGTCCGGCGCGAACATTCAGAACATCTTCGACACCCTGACTAACTACCCGAACGGTCAGACCAACGTCGAGAATCTCCTCGCGAAGAGCCTCGAAACCGAGGACAACGGCGCAGTGCTGACGTTCACGCTCAAGGAGGGTGCCCTGTACAGCAATGGCGACGAAGTCACCGCACAGGACTTCGTCTACTCCTTCGAACGGCTCGCCGCCTCCGACAACTCCCGCCGCAAGACATTCATCCTGAACTCGCTCGGCGTCGCACACGAGACGATGACGGACACTCGGGAGAACGACGACGGCGAAGAAGAGGAGGTCGAGGTCTACAAGCCCGGCACGCTCGCCGTCGAAGCCGAGGACGACTACACGCTCCGCATCGAGCTCGAAGAGCCGTTCTACGGGGCGACGAGCCTGCTCGCGTACACGTCGTTCTCCGCTGTGCCGGAGGGCATTGTCGGCGACATCGATGACTACGAGGGTCAGATGGAATACCGGAAGTTCGCGACCGAGGAGCCGGTCGGTGCCGGCCCGTACGTCCTCGCTAGCTGGGAGCAGTCCTCCGAGGTCAAGCTCGACGCCCGCGACGACTACCACGGCAAGGAGCCGCGGAACGCCGGCATCGACAAGGCCATCTTCAACGAGACCAACCCGCGGTACACGTACGCGACCGTCAACGTCAACGCCGACTCTCCGGTCTTCCCGTCTGCCCAGTACGACCCCGACCTCCGGAACTTCGAGGGCACCGACGACCGTGGCCGCCGCTACGGTACCTACGGGCCGATGGAGGAGAACGGCATGACCGCACAGTACTACGAGGTCGCAACGCTGTCGACGTTCTACCTCGGGTTCAACGCCCTGAACGTCCCGAAAGCGGTCCGCAAGGCCGTTGGATATACGTTCAGCCAGCAGCAGTTCGTCAATGAGGTTTACCCGCGGCCCGCAAAGCAGGCGTATCACTTTACGCCGCCGTCCATCTTCCCGGGTGGCCCGTCCGAGTACACGAGCCGCGCAAAGGAGTACGAGTACGGCTACCAGACAGGGCCGCAGCTCCAGAAGTCGATCGAAGTCATGGAGGAGGCAGGATACGGGCCAGACAACCGCTTCTCCATGACGTTCAACATGTCGTCGAGTACGGCGTCGTCGTGGGGCAGCGACCTGTTCACGCTGCTGCGCGACCAGCTCACCGAAGCGTACATCGACATCGAACTGCAGTCCGCTGACTGGAACGCGTTCCTCAACACCGGACGGCAGGGTAACTTCGACATGTTCTTCCTCGGCTGGATTGCCGACTATCCGGGTGCCGACAACTTCCTGAATCTCGCGTACCCGCCGGCGACGAACACCTCGAAAGGCGAGCAGGTCGGCTACACTAACTGGCGGGGCGACAACGCGACTGCGGCTCAGAAGGCCAAGGACGGCTGGGCGAAGATTCAGGACAACTACGGTTCCGGTCAGAAGGAAGGACGCGCGGAAGGCGGCCAGATGATGGAGGAAGCAATCAAAGAGGACGCCATCTACATCCCGATGATCCACCAGATAGCGCAGTTCTACGACTATCCGTGGGTCGACTCCCCGCGCGTCGGTGCGATGGACAGTTCTCGCTCGAAGTCCAACAGCATCGGCATCGGCGACCGCGGCGAGTACGAGTAA
- a CDS encoding ABC transporter ATP-binding protein translates to MTTLYQERREDATVGTQTGETLVEIDGLKTYYGGDGMFSGKPVKAVDDVNFDVRRGETLGLVGESGCGKSTLGRTLMQLETATAGDVRYDGTDITTLSGKELKEWRQNVQMVFQDPDSSLNTRMTVGEIIMEPLNVHGWKTPQKRRERVRALLEIVGLAEEHYYRYPFQFSGGQKQRVGIARALALEPDFLVLDEPVSALDVSVQAKILNLLDDLQDEFGLTYLMIAHDLSVVEHICDRVAVMYLGKIMEIGPVDAIFDDPANPYTNSLLSAIPEPDPSQEKSRITLRGTPPSPRDPPAGCVFSTRCPFKIRPEKYEDLDDDVWEAVEVFREVLRERSDVTKSAGERVRELLGMETKGMDVEEVVEDAFGDLNTPSDVRQTVDEAVEYVERDDLESAQETLRDEFGSVCEGEQPEQHQVGGTDRVSRCHRHREEYMDTQEYLRTHDFS, encoded by the coding sequence ATGACGACACTCTACCAGGAGCGACGCGAGGACGCGACAGTTGGGACGCAGACGGGCGAGACGCTCGTCGAGATAGACGGTCTGAAGACGTACTACGGCGGCGACGGCATGTTCAGCGGGAAGCCCGTGAAGGCCGTCGACGACGTGAACTTCGACGTGCGCCGGGGGGAAACCCTGGGACTGGTCGGGGAGTCCGGCTGCGGGAAGTCGACGCTCGGCCGGACGCTGATGCAACTGGAGACCGCGACCGCCGGCGACGTCCGCTACGACGGAACGGACATCACGACGCTGTCCGGGAAGGAACTCAAGGAGTGGCGGCAGAACGTCCAGATGGTGTTCCAGGACCCCGACTCCAGCCTGAACACCCGGATGACCGTCGGGGAGATCATCATGGAGCCGTTGAACGTCCACGGCTGGAAGACGCCGCAGAAGCGCCGCGAGCGCGTGCGAGCGCTGCTGGAGATCGTTGGGCTCGCCGAGGAGCACTACTACCGGTATCCGTTCCAGTTCTCCGGCGGCCAGAAGCAGCGCGTCGGCATCGCTCGCGCGCTCGCGCTGGAGCCGGACTTCCTGGTGCTTGACGAGCCCGTGAGTGCGCTGGACGTCTCCGTGCAGGCGAAAATCCTGAACCTCCTGGACGACCTGCAGGACGAGTTCGGGCTGACGTACCTGATGATCGCGCACGACCTCTCCGTCGTCGAGCACATCTGTGACCGCGTCGCCGTGATGTATCTCGGGAAGATCATGGAGATCGGACCGGTCGACGCAATCTTCGACGATCCGGCGAACCCGTACACGAACTCGCTGCTGTCGGCGATTCCGGAGCCCGACCCGAGCCAGGAGAAGAGCCGAATCACGCTGCGTGGGACGCCGCCGAGCCCGCGGGACCCGCCGGCTGGCTGCGTGTTCAGCACGCGGTGTCCGTTCAAGATTCGGCCGGAGAAGTACGAGGACCTCGACGACGACGTCTGGGAGGCCGTCGAGGTGTTCCGGGAGGTGCTCCGCGAGCGCAGCGACGTGACGAAGTCGGCCGGCGAGCGCGTTCGGGAACTCCTCGGAATGGAGACGAAGGGGATGGACGTCGAGGAGGTCGTCGAGGACGCGTTCGGCGACCTGAACACGCCGAGTGACGTCCGCCAGACGGTCGACGAGGCCGTCGAGTACGTCGAACGCGACGACCTGGAGTCCGCCCAGGAGACGCTCCGCGACGAGTTCGGGAGCGTCTGTGAGGGAGAGCAGCCCGAGCAACACCAGGTCGGCGGCACGGACCGAGTGAGTCGGTGTCACCGCCACCGCGAGGAGTACATGGACACCCAGGAGTACCTGCGGACCCACGACTTCTCGTAA